The following coding sequences are from one Actinomycetota bacterium window:
- a CDS encoding AhpC/TSA family protein, translating to MRVQERSGDFAAAGFVPVAVGFSPPDALAALAGHLGWAFAFCSDENRLVYDRLDLGSAGARQVFSPGTRAIYDAARARGEDVARPVEDVRQLGGDALVVAGEVKVLMRPSSPDDRPEIDQLLAAAAALGAH from the coding sequence GTGCGGGTGCAGGAGCGGTCGGGTGACTTTGCGGCCGCCGGCTTCGTGCCGGTGGCCGTGGGCTTCAGCCCGCCCGACGCCCTGGCCGCCCTGGCCGGCCATCTCGGCTGGGCCTTCGCCTTCTGCTCGGACGAGAACCGCCTCGTCTACGACCGCCTCGACCTCGGCTCGGCCGGCGCCCGCCAGGTGTTCTCCCCTGGTACCCGGGCCATCTACGACGCGGCCCGCGCCCGCGGCGAGGATGTGGCCCGCCCCGTCGAGGACGTCCGCCAGCTCGGCGGGGACGCCCTGGTGGTGGCCGGCGAGGTGAAGGTCCTCATGCGCCCGTCGAGCCCCGACGACCGTCCCGAGATCGACCAACTACTGGCCGCGGCCGCCGCCCTCGGGGCTCACTAG
- a CDS encoding class I adenylate-forming enzyme family protein — MAERAPLPPPPYPTLRALIEARAAELGPRPFATLPDATLTYAEIDELANRVAAVLLSMGYGAGDVVMVRSGNGWAPVAVWFACAKLGAVYLPLNALLTGEPLRQVMADSRGRVVVVAHQLADDVEAVRGGLPDLCDVLVVGGRRGCVPGPPRLDELVERAPSGPPPPLADCPGAPAKLMYTSGTTGVPKGVLWSRHCEAVWAWAYGEELLPIEAGEGLYCCLPLFHVTSQATVLAALSRRGRVTIDAGFDVVRFWRRVREADAAMFTFVGTVLSALARRPPSPGDADNPVRRALGAATPVDRWREIEERFDLHVAETWGQTETASCWSWPARGLPQKTGTVGVPSDRWDASVRGPGGQELGPGEPGELWVRPRAAHVMFEGYLGPDGPGRPTRECFDDDGWYQTGDVMAFDGDGQLCFAGRWRDAIRRAGEMIAPSFIEEAALRHPAVVEAAAVGVPALDGVEEEVLLCVVADPGAPGGVDLDDLAAHLGRLLPRHLVPRWLRAHDELPKTPTTRVRKFELRALGTAGAWDARRRRWAGGPGPSGPQGPPVAGG, encoded by the coding sequence ATGGCCGAGCGCGCCCCCCTGCCCCCGCCGCCCTATCCCACGTTGCGCGCCCTTATCGAGGCCCGGGCCGCGGAGCTCGGCCCCCGGCCCTTCGCCACCCTGCCCGACGCCACCCTGACCTACGCCGAGATCGACGAACTGGCCAACCGGGTGGCGGCTGTCCTGCTGTCCATGGGCTACGGCGCGGGGGACGTCGTGATGGTCCGCTCGGGCAACGGCTGGGCGCCGGTGGCGGTGTGGTTCGCGTGCGCCAAGCTGGGGGCCGTCTACCTCCCCCTCAACGCACTTCTCACGGGGGAGCCCCTGCGCCAGGTGATGGCCGACAGCCGTGGCCGGGTGGTCGTCGTCGCCCACCAACTGGCCGACGACGTGGAGGCCGTGCGCGGTGGGCTGCCCGACCTGTGTGACGTCCTGGTCGTGGGCGGCCGCCGCGGCTGCGTACCGGGCCCGCCCCGGCTCGACGAGCTGGTCGAACGGGCGCCCTCGGGCCCGCCGCCCCCGCTGGCGGACTGCCCGGGGGCGCCAGCCAAGCTCATGTACACCTCGGGCACCACGGGGGTGCCCAAGGGCGTGCTGTGGAGCCGCCATTGCGAGGCCGTGTGGGCCTGGGCCTACGGCGAGGAGCTGCTGCCCATCGAGGCCGGCGAGGGCCTCTACTGCTGCCTGCCCCTGTTCCACGTCACCAGCCAGGCCACGGTGCTGGCCGCCCTTTCCCGCCGGGGCCGGGTCACCATCGACGCCGGGTTCGACGTCGTCAGGTTCTGGCGCCGGGTACGGGAAGCCGACGCCGCCATGTTCACCTTCGTGGGGACGGTCCTGTCGGCGCTGGCCCGTCGCCCGCCCTCGCCGGGCGACGCCGACAACCCGGTGCGCAGGGCCCTGGGCGCGGCCACCCCTGTGGACCGCTGGCGGGAGATCGAGGAGCGCTTCGACCTGCACGTGGCCGAGACCTGGGGCCAGACCGAGACGGCGTCGTGCTGGTCGTGGCCGGCCCGGGGCCTGCCCCAGAAGACCGGGACCGTCGGTGTCCCCAGTGACCGCTGGGACGCGTCCGTCCGGGGCCCCGGCGGCCAGGAGCTCGGGCCCGGGGAACCGGGCGAGCTGTGGGTGAGGCCCCGGGCCGCCCACGTCATGTTCGAGGGCTACCTGGGCCCGGACGGGCCCGGCCGACCGACACGCGAGTGCTTCGACGACGACGGTTGGTACCAGACGGGCGACGTGATGGCGTTCGACGGCGACGGCCAGCTGTGTTTCGCCGGGCGCTGGCGCGACGCCATCCGGCGGGCCGGGGAGATGATCGCGCCGTCCTTCATCGAGGAGGCCGCTCTGCGCCACCCAGCGGTGGTCGAGGCCGCGGCCGTGGGCGTGCCCGCCCTCGACGGGGTCGAAGAGGAGGTGTTGCTGTGCGTCGTGGCCGACCCTGGCGCCCCCGGCGGGGTCGACCTCGACGACCTGGCCGCCCACCTGGGCCGGCTGCTGCCCCGCCACCTGGTGCCCCGTTGGCTGCGGGCCCACGACGAGCTGCCCAAGACGCCCACGACCAGGGTCCGCAAGTTCGAGCTGCGCGCCCTGGGCACCGCCGGTGCCTGGGACGCCCGCCGCCGCCGCTGGGCCGGCGGGCCGGGACCATCCGGTCCGCAAGGGCCTCCGGTGGCCGGGGGCTAG
- a CDS encoding phosphopantetheine-binding protein: MDDQVWQRLAAVAAEALGLDPAEISPSSTWDELGADSLERVELSLMIEDAFDVRLPEDAEPEEMATPGLVAGLVEKALADRD, from the coding sequence GTGGACGACCAGGTGTGGCAACGACTGGCGGCCGTGGCCGCCGAGGCTCTCGGCCTCGACCCGGCGGAGATCTCCCCTAGTTCGACGTGGGACGAACTGGGGGCCGACTCGCTCGAGCGGGTCGAGCTGTCGCTGATGATCGAGGACGCCTTCGACGTGCGTCTCCCAGAGGACGCCGAGCCCGAGGAGATGGCTACCCCCGGCCTGGTCGCGGGCCTCGTGGAGAAGGCACTGGCCGACCGCGACTGA
- a CDS encoding ABC transporter substrate-binding protein: MFWDRFAPPGLSVRPVIFTGAGDISRALANGDLDFGLMGYYNTLIEASTTGLRSRIIGMCSRQGNGLIARADRGIRTAADLRGKRVGIPSPGIQTLTITAALAKVGLQLDRDVTAVPLGYAEHHGALERGDIDAYVGTEPPCTQSVVAGFGVRIADIYDTPAGDFNTAIWAAPKHLGDADLLTAVARMQRDAAELLTPGGVNDREEWRKLLVDQFEYSEAIYTAALDNVGAEWRFDDRRRAQFEGAAELMLAQGAITSKPRIDDLLLLDYQPAS, encoded by the coding sequence CTGTTCTGGGACCGGTTCGCCCCCCCGGGCCTGAGCGTGAGGCCGGTCATCTTCACCGGCGCAGGGGACATCAGCCGGGCGCTGGCCAACGGCGATCTCGACTTCGGGTTGATGGGTTACTACAACACGCTGATCGAGGCATCCACCACCGGCCTCCGGTCGCGCATCATCGGCATGTGCTCGCGCCAGGGGAACGGTCTCATCGCGCGGGCCGACCGCGGCATACGAACGGCGGCCGACCTGCGGGGCAAGAGGGTGGGTATTCCGTCCCCCGGGATCCAGACCCTGACCATCACCGCCGCCTTGGCCAAGGTCGGGCTCCAGCTCGATCGCGACGTCACGGCCGTGCCCCTCGGCTACGCCGAGCACCACGGCGCCCTCGAACGGGGCGACATCGACGCCTACGTGGGCACCGAGCCCCCGTGCACCCAGAGCGTGGTCGCCGGTTTCGGGGTGCGCATCGCCGACATCTACGACACCCCTGCGGGCGACTTCAACACCGCCATATGGGCCGCCCCCAAGCACCTGGGCGACGCCGACCTGCTCACGGCCGTGGCCCGGATGCAGCGTGACGCGGCCGAACTGCTCACTCCCGGGGGCGTCAACGACCGGGAGGAGTGGCGCAAGCTGCTCGTCGACCAGTTCGAGTACTCCGAGGCGATCTACACCGCGGCGCTCGACAACGTCGGGGCCGAATGGCGCTTCGACGACCGCCGCAGGGCCCAGTTCGAGGGGGCGGCCGAGCTCATGCTGGCCCAGGGCGCCATCACGTCCAAGCCCAGGATCGACGACCTCCTGCTGCTCGACTACCAGCCGGCGAGCTAA
- a CDS encoding cytochrome P450 — protein MGRKAVRADEGTKAPPTVPGSFLLGSTRALQRDQLGTYARAMAEHGEIARFRVGPPRLGFSFDAVFTPDTAHQVLAADAGSYVKDAPVIGEFRHFLGNGLLVSEGERWRRHRRVAQPLFTRRAVEGHLPTVAKAAADLVSWCEDDAAAGRPVDVHELSMRYALHALGRTVFGDDIVEAAPVLRAALPPLGEHLKRRSLAPFRSPHWWPSPANRRAEHARRVVWALADRLIADRRARAEQGDQGHDLLSRLLEARDPETGDALADDDVRDEAIIFLIAGHETTGSALAFTLDLLGRHPAAQNRVRAEARDADLGRGPSALPFTAQVVDEAMRLYPPAHTVVRRARAETELAGCPVDNGRIVAVNIWGIHHREDLWDRPFEFSPERFGASRTGPEATRRSARYTHLPFGGGPRACIGEHLAVAELVVATAALVRRFRLTSLLAETPVEVDLALRPGGPLPCRLEPVQP, from the coding sequence ATGGGCCGCAAGGCCGTGAGGGCCGATGAGGGCACGAAGGCGCCACCTACGGTGCCCGGCTCGTTCCTGCTCGGTTCGACCAGAGCGCTCCAGCGCGACCAGCTGGGCACCTACGCCCGGGCCATGGCCGAACACGGCGAGATCGCCCGCTTCCGGGTGGGCCCGCCCCGGCTCGGGTTCAGCTTCGACGCCGTGTTCACCCCCGACACGGCCCACCAGGTGCTGGCCGCGGACGCCGGCAGCTACGTCAAAGACGCCCCGGTCATCGGAGAGTTCCGCCACTTCCTGGGCAACGGGCTGCTGGTCAGCGAGGGGGAGCGGTGGCGCCGGCACCGGCGGGTGGCTCAGCCCCTGTTCACCCGGCGGGCCGTCGAGGGCCACCTGCCCACGGTGGCCAAGGCGGCCGCCGACCTCGTGTCCTGGTGCGAGGACGACGCGGCTGCCGGCCGCCCGGTCGACGTGCACGAACTGTCGATGCGCTACGCCCTGCACGCCCTGGGCCGTACCGTCTTCGGGGACGACATCGTCGAGGCCGCACCCGTCCTGCGGGCCGCCCTCCCCCCGCTGGGCGAGCATCTCAAGCGCCGCTCGCTGGCCCCTTTCCGCAGCCCCCATTGGTGGCCCTCGCCGGCCAACCGCCGGGCCGAGCACGCTCGCAGGGTCGTGTGGGCGCTGGCCGACCGCCTCATCGCCGACCGCCGGGCGAGGGCCGAGCAGGGGGACCAGGGCCACGACCTGCTGAGCCGCCTCCTCGAAGCTCGTGACCCCGAGACGGGCGACGCCCTCGCCGACGACGACGTGCGCGACGAGGCCATCATCTTCCTCATCGCCGGCCACGAGACGACCGGCAGCGCCCTGGCGTTCACCCTCGACCTCCTGGGCCGCCACCCGGCCGCCCAGAACAGAGTGCGGGCCGAGGCCCGAGATGCCGATCTCGGACGGGGCCCATCCGCCCTCCCCTTTACGGCCCAGGTGGTCGACGAGGCCATGCGCCTCTACCCGCCGGCCCACACCGTCGTGCGCCGGGCCCGCGCCGAGACCGAGCTGGCCGGTTGCCCGGTCGACAACGGCCGGATCGTGGCCGTGAACATCTGGGGCATCCACCATCGTGAGGACCTGTGGGACCGGCCGTTCGAGTTCTCGCCCGAGCGCTTCGGGGCCAGCCGGACCGGGCCCGAGGCCACCCGCCGGTCGGCCCGCTACACCCACCTCCCCTTCGGGGGAGGGCCGCGTGCCTGCATCGGAGAGCACCTGGCTGTGGCCGAGCTGGTCGTCGCCACGGCCGCCCTGGTTCGCCGTTTCCGCCTCACGTCCCTGCTGGCCGAGACCCCGGTCGAGGTCGACCTCGCCCTGCGCCCCGGAGGTCCCCTGCCCTGCCGGCTCGAGCCGGTCCAGCCCTAA
- a CDS encoding ABC transporter ATP-binding protein, translating into MNDPSAPAPALAARGLVKSYGRLPVLSGIDLEVRAGEVVAVLGPSGCGKSTLMRLLAGLEPPDAGHVEQAGQAVRGPSPLRPMVVQGATLFPWLDLRANLEWGPRALRQPGPAALASSLLAATGLEGSGHLLPRQLSGGMRQRAAIAQVLAADPPVLLLDEPFGALDAQTRLRMQEWLVELLARRGAATVLVTHDVEEALLLGHRLVRLSHRPARVVEETAVELAFPRGRQTLSEPAFVALKAQVLSQVLEA; encoded by the coding sequence TTGAACGACCCCTCCGCTCCGGCGCCCGCGCTGGCCGCCCGGGGACTGGTCAAGAGCTACGGCCGCCTCCCGGTCCTGTCGGGCATCGACTTGGAGGTGCGGGCCGGAGAGGTGGTGGCCGTGCTGGGGCCCAGCGGGTGCGGCAAGTCGACGTTGATGCGCCTGCTGGCCGGCCTCGAGCCACCCGACGCCGGCCACGTGGAGCAGGCGGGTCAAGCCGTGCGGGGCCCGTCGCCCCTGCGCCCCATGGTCGTGCAGGGGGCGACGCTGTTCCCCTGGCTCGACCTGCGGGCCAACCTGGAGTGGGGCCCGCGGGCGCTGCGGCAGCCCGGGCCCGCGGCCCTGGCGTCCTCCCTGCTGGCGGCCACCGGCCTGGAGGGTTCGGGCCACCTGTTGCCCCGCCAGCTCTCGGGGGGCATGCGCCAGCGGGCGGCCATCGCCCAGGTACTGGCCGCCGACCCGCCCGTGCTGCTGCTCGACGAACCGTTCGGGGCCCTCGACGCCCAGACCCGACTGCGCATGCAGGAGTGGCTCGTCGAGCTGCTGGCCCGGCGGGGGGCGGCCACCGTGCTGGTCACCCACGACGTGGAGGAGGCCCTCCTGCTGGGTCACCGCCTGGTGCGCCTGTCGCACCGCCCGGCCCGGGTGGTGGAGGAGACGGCCGTCGAACTGGCCTTCCCCCGGGGGCGCCAGACCCTGTCAGAGCCGGCGTTCGTGGCCCTCAAGGCCCAGGTGCTGTCCCAGGTACTCGAGGCTTAG
- a CDS encoding DNA-formamidopyrimidine glycosylase family protein, with amino-acid sequence MPELVEVEAYRRLAERVVGRRVAEVVAPDAWYLKKGLTAGTLTAALTGRTVTAARRVGKVLLLHTDGPTLGLRFGMSGRLLVDGEAAVDDLVYASNRDLEKWDRFALRFARPGGGDLRSRDPRRLGGVELSPVESPVESRLGPDALTVTPSALVRALQSDAPLKARLMDQRRLAGVGNLAADEALWRAGLDPARSARSLSPAEHRRLHRHLRATMADLLERGGSHTGDLMDQRRLGGLCPRDGTALVRRTVGGRTTWSCPRHQH; translated from the coding sequence TTGCCGGAGCTGGTGGAAGTCGAGGCCTACCGCCGCCTGGCGGAGCGGGTGGTGGGGCGCCGGGTGGCCGAGGTGGTCGCGCCCGACGCCTGGTACCTCAAGAAGGGCCTGACAGCCGGCACCTTGACGGCCGCCCTGACGGGGCGGACCGTCACGGCCGCCCGCCGGGTGGGCAAGGTGCTGCTGCTCCACACCGACGGGCCTACGCTCGGCCTGCGGTTCGGGATGAGCGGGCGCTTGCTGGTCGACGGCGAGGCGGCGGTCGACGACCTCGTGTACGCCAGCAACCGGGACCTGGAGAAGTGGGACCGGTTCGCCCTGCGCTTCGCCCGCCCCGGCGGGGGCGACCTGCGCTCGCGCGACCCCCGCCGGCTGGGAGGGGTCGAACTGTCGCCCGTCGAGTCGCCCGTCGAGTCCCGCCTGGGCCCCGACGCCCTCACGGTCACGCCGTCCGCCCTGGTCCGTGCCCTGCAGAGCGACGCCCCGCTCAAGGCCCGTCTCATGGACCAGCGCCGCCTCGCGGGCGTGGGCAACCTGGCGGCCGACGAAGCCCTGTGGCGAGCCGGGCTCGACCCCGCCCGGTCAGCCCGGTCGCTGTCACCGGCCGAACACCGCCGCCTCCACCGCCACCTGCGGGCCACGATGGCCGACCTGCTCGAACGGGGCGGGTCCCACACCGGCGACCTCATGGACCAGCGCCGTCTGGGGGGTCTGTGCCCCCGCGACGGAACCGCCCTCGTCCGCCGGACCGTCGGCGGCCGCACCACCTGGTCCTGCCCCCGCCACCAACACTGA
- a CDS encoding ABC transporter permease: MAVREARAGGELDLADELLPSHAPETRNRLSGWRRAAAGAAVPAVLVLAWWLAAVTGHLSPRLLPPPGEVVNSAREFLFGPRRATIPGVVPFRGGASLHLPASLGRWVVAYSLAIAVGVPLGLCLGLSRWVAAALDPLFQAFRSVPITAWLPISLVWFGLGEGAARYLVFVGAVSPIVIATADSVARVPRSLVDTARMLGTPRVALARRVYIPSALPGIITGLRLGLTLGWMSVIVGELTGTSRGLGAMMFAAREVGRLDQILVGMAAFAVIGLAGDLLLRTVTRPLVRWADG; this comes from the coding sequence GTGGCGGTACGCGAGGCCCGGGCCGGAGGGGAGCTGGACCTCGCCGACGAACTGCTGCCCAGCCACGCCCCCGAGACCCGCAACCGCCTGAGCGGTTGGCGGCGGGCGGCCGCCGGTGCGGCTGTGCCCGCCGTGCTGGTGCTGGCGTGGTGGCTGGCGGCTGTCACCGGCCACCTCTCGCCCCGCCTGCTCCCACCGCCCGGAGAGGTGGTCAACAGTGCCCGCGAGTTCCTGTTCGGCCCTCGGCGGGCCACGATCCCGGGGGTGGTCCCGTTCCGGGGCGGGGCGTCCCTCCACCTGCCGGCCAGCCTCGGCCGGTGGGTGGTGGCCTACTCGCTGGCCATCGCGGTGGGGGTCCCCCTGGGCCTTTGCCTGGGCCTGTCGCGGTGGGTGGCGGCTGCCCTCGACCCCCTGTTCCAGGCCTTCCGCTCGGTGCCCATAACCGCCTGGCTGCCCATCTCGCTCGTCTGGTTCGGCCTGGGGGAAGGGGCGGCCCGCTACCTGGTCTTCGTGGGCGCGGTGTCGCCCATCGTCATCGCCACGGCCGACTCGGTGGCCCGCGTGCCCCGTTCCCTGGTCGACACGGCCCGCATGCTCGGCACCCCCCGGGTGGCCTTGGCCCGGCGGGTGTACATCCCCTCGGCCTTGCCGGGGATCATCACCGGCCTGCGCCTGGGGCTGACCCTGGGGTGGATGAGCGTGATCGTGGGCGAGCTCACGGGTACCAGCAGGGGCCTGGGCGCCATGATGTTCGCGGCCCGGGAGGTGGGCCGCCTCGACCAGATCCTGGTGGGCATGGCCGCCTTCGCCGTCATCGGCCTGGCCGGCGACCTGCTGCTGCGGACCGTCACCCGTCCCCTCGTGCGGTGGGCCGACGGTTGA